The Argentina anserina chromosome 3, drPotAnse1.1, whole genome shotgun sequence genome includes a region encoding these proteins:
- the LOC126789310 gene encoding uncharacterized WD repeat-containing protein C2A9.03-like has translation MSHYAGYMEDEYEMEDVDDDMDDEFRSRDLAGSESDVDEVDNANSKADTTAAQARKGKDIQGIPWDRLSITREKYRQTRLEQYKNYENIPNSGEGSGKDCNSTKKGSVYYEFRRNARSVKSTILHFQLRNLVWATSKHNVYLMSHFSVIHWSSLSCNKSEVLNVSGHVAPSEKHPGSLLEGFTQTQVSTLAVKDKLLVAGGFQGELICKHLDRRGVSFCSRMTYDDNAITNAVEIYDSPSGAVHFTASNNDCGIRDFDMEKFQLSKHFRYPWPVNHTSLSPDGKLLVIVGDNPDGMLVDSQSGKTVTALSGHLDFSFASAWHPDGVTFATGNQDKTCRVWDVRNLSKSVAVLKGNLGAIRSIRYTSDGRYMMMAEPADFVHVYDVKSGYEKEQEIDFFGEISGISFSPDTESLFIGVWDRTYGSLLEYGRRREYSYLDSLI, from the exons ATGTCTCACTACGCTGGCTACATGGAAGATGAATATGAAATGGAAGATGTAGATGATGATATGGATGACGAATTTCGTAGTAGAGACCTGGCTGGCTCCGAGTCTGATGTCGATGAAGTTGACAATGCG AATAGTAAAGCTGATACAACTGCTGCCCAagcaagaaaaggaaaagacaTCCAAGGGATTCCTTGGGATAGACTTAGCATTACTAGAGAGAAATACCGGCAAACTAGGTTAGAACAATACAAGAATTATGAAAACATCCCTAATTCGGGGGAAGGGTCGGGGAAG GATTGCAACAGTACTAAGAAGGGATCTGTATATTATGAGTTTAGACGTAACGCAAGATCAGTGAAATCAACTATCCTTCATTTTCAG TTGCGGAACTTGGTCTGGGCAACTTCGAAGCATAATGTCTACCTTATGTCACATTTTTCTGTCATTCATTGGTCATCATTAAGTTGCAACAAGTCTGAGGTCCTAAATGTTTCAGGACATGTGGCACCATCAGAG AAACATCCTGGGAGTCTCTTGGAGGGATTTACGCAGACTCAAGTCAGTACTCTTGCAGTAAAAGATAAGTTGCTAGTTGCCGGAGGATTCCAGGGGGAGCTTATATGTAAG CATCTTGACCGGCGTGGAGTTAGCTTTTGTTCAAGGATGACTTACGATGATAATGCCATTACAAATGCTGTTGAGATTTATGACAGTCCCAG TGGTGCAGTTCACTTTACAGCATCAAATAATGATTGTGGAATCAGAGACTTTGACAtggagaaatttcaactttcCAAGCATTTTCGTTATCCTTGGCCAGTGAAT cATACTTCTTTAAGTCCCGATGGCAAACTTCTTGTGATTGTTGGTGACAATCCAGATGGGATGTTGGTGGACTCTCAGAGTGGAAAG ACTGTGACAGCTCTATCTGGGCACTTGGATTTCTCGTTTGCATCAGCGTGGCATCCTGATGGTGTCACCTTTGCTACTGGGAACCAGGACAAAACTTGTCGGGTTTGGGATGTTCGAAACCTATCCAAGTCAGTTGCTGTTTTAAAGGGAAACCTTGGAGCTATTCGGTCAATTCGTTATACTTCTGATGGTCGGTATATGATGATGGCAGAGCCAGCAGATTTTGTGCATGTGTATGATGTGAAAAGTGGGTATGAGAAGGAGCAGGAAATCGACTTCTTTGGTGAGATATCAGGTATATCATTCAGTCCAGACACAGAGTCGCTTTTCATTGGAGTGTGGGATCGTACATATGGTAGTCTTCTCGAGTATGGACGCCGCCGGGAGTACTCTTATCTAGATTCTCTTATTTGA
- the LOC126787734 gene encoding high mobility group B protein 10-like: MSEVPATPITGKEAACPQQHQLLTPTANGSSSSSLTSTSKVYPPPSAEFDDVAQSSDLFWQKLKEFHDSLGTKFMIPTVGGKTLDLHLLFVEVTARGGIEKVIRDRQWKEVIMAFKFPTTITSASFVLRKYYLSLLYDFEQVYYFRKEVLRIPDPEEKNLDNGSERVQGIIRFQGQATPVVMQPGGSIVGTIDSKCDEGYVITVNLGSEVLTGALYHHPVAMSQNFSEMPTQRHRKRSRLAARDPSRPKSNRSGYNFFFAEHYSSLKPLYYGQERAISKQIGFLWNNLTEDEKQVYQEKGLQDKERYKNEMMEYKAQQY; the protein is encoded by the exons ATGTCTGAGGTCCCAGCAACACCAATTACAGGAAAGGAGGCTGCTTGTCCACAACAACACCAACTCCTCACTCCCACCGCTAATGGGTCCTCCTCTTCATCCCTCACTTCCACTTCTAAGGTGTACCCTCCACCCTCCGCCGAGTTTGACGATGTGGCTCAAAGCTCTGACCTTTTCTGGCAAAAGCTCAAGGAGTTTCACGATTCCCTAGGAACCAAGTTCAT gattcCTACTGTTGGAGGAAAAACTCTGGATCTGCATCTCCTTTTTGTTGAAGTTACAGCTCGTGGTGGCATTGAAAAG GTGATTAGAGATCGCCAATGGAAAGAAGTGATTATGGCCTTCAAGTTCCCAACAACCATCACCAGCGCATCATTTGTCTTACGGAAGTACTACTTGTCGTTGCTCTACGACTTTGAGCAGGTCTATTATTTCCGTAAAGAAGTTCTTAGAATCCCTG ATCCAGAAGAGAAGAATCTTGACAACGGGTCAGAACGGGTGCAAGGTATTATACGGTTCCAAGGTCAGG CCACCCCAGTAGTAATGCAACCTGGTGGTTCCATTGTGGGAACCATTGACAGCAAATGTGACGAGGGATATGTTATTACCGTCAACTTGGGTTCTGAAGTTCTTACTGGTGCCTTGTACCATCATCCTGTGGCTATGTCTCAGAATTTTTCTGAGATGCCTACTCAACGGCACCGTAAGAGATCTAGGTTGGCAGCACGTGATCCCTCTCGGCCCAAGTCCAACAGGAGTGGCTATAATTTCTTCTTCGCTGAGCACTATTCTAGCTTAAAGCCTTTGTATTATGGCCAAGAGAGAGCCATTAGCAAGCAAATTGGGTTTCTTTGGAACAACCTTACTGAGGATGAAAAACAG GTTTATCAGGAGAAGGGGTTGCAGGACAAGGAGCGATACAAGAACGAAATGATGGAATATAAAGCACAGCAGTATTAG
- the LOC126788462 gene encoding photosystem I reaction center subunit V, chloroplastic, translating into MAAASSSTLFLSPSITRPQLSPTQISFQGLRPLTRSAAPSTKLSITAPTTKRSSVVVRAELSPALVISLSTGLSLFLGRFVFFNFQRENVAKQGLPEQNGVSHFEAGDTRAKEYVSLLKSNDPVGFNIVDVLAWGSIGHIVAYYILATSSNGYDPKFFG; encoded by the coding sequence ATGGCAGCTGCTTCCTCTTCCACCTTGTTCCTCTCACCCTCCATTACCAGGCCACAACTCTCACCAACCCAAATCTCCTTCCAGGGCCTCAGACCCCTCACCAGGTCTGCAGCCCCAAGCACCAAGTTGAGCATCACTGCACCAACCACCAAGAGATCAAGTGTTGTTGTGAGAGCTGAGCTGAGCCCAGCTTTGGTCATAAGCCTCAGCACAGGTCTGTCCCTATTCTTGGGTAGGTTTGTGTTCTTCAACTTCCAGAGGGAGAATGTTGCCAAACAAGGCTTgcctgagcagaatggagtGAGTCATTTTGAGGCTGGTGACACCAGGGCTAAGGAGTATGTGAGCCTCCTCAAGTCAAATGACCCAGTTGGATTCAACATTGTGGATGTACTTGCATGGGGCTCAATTGGTCACATAGTAGCTTACTACATCTTGGCAACCTCCAGCAATGGCTATGATCCCAAGTTCTTTGGCTGA
- the LOC126787528 gene encoding uncharacterized protein LOC126787528: MKHQEITNAEVNESNSNGGGLLIKLKMAKVEPFSEGGNRKPEKPAPQYPKICDICQKGFESGKALGGHKRMHVQESKGVIKSSWKSPKLVMVKNSATEFSPSATDSSGEPVCIECGKIFPSKKSLYGHMRSHPDRPYRGIEPPHSAKNSSTSTLSDALPQNNHKAAEDQQIDSAGTARIRFGPYPKKVRDRDLFKIVPSWSQTAKRGRKGTSLSDTNSESDEDCGDNDADDVDDDDDDMSEAVHDLMMLAQANPKGTEEATNSNFMTMKLEHDVKDRKVIDYLGLAKQKRKHILEIEEDGDMVSGFGLGKSRNQLQLGLNLKEDSEEELSDSENSESIVLANMMNRKKRRRMKLEDLEGGVVVAQDHQHQSHYHKVYTCSLCNKSFPSHQALGGHMSSHNKPKNNNTQHSVEHDHHQSGSEDTNNDNANLTNTAIRVDHDHSENHQCGICHRTFPTGQALGGHKRSHWPGPKDQAQSSQTGRKGPLDIDLNEPPPMEYEQGMDHSGAGYATSSCNSVA; the protein is encoded by the coding sequence ATGAAGCACCAAGAGATCACTAACGCTGAGGTCAATGAGAGCAACAGCAATGGAGGAGGACTACTGATCAAGCTCAAGATGGCTAAGGTCGAACCTTTTTCAGAAGGAGGTAATCGTAAACCTGAAAAACCTGCTCCTCAATACCCTAAAATCTGTGATATCTGCCAGAAAGGTTTTGAGTCCGGGAAAGCTCTTGGAGGTCACAAGAGAATGCATGTCCAAGAGAGCAAGGGAGTGATCAAGAGCTCTTGGAAATCTCCGAAGCTGGTGATGGTGAAGAACAGTGCCACTGAATTCAGTCCTAGTGCTACTGATTCCAGTGGTGAACCAGTTTGCATAGAATGCGGTAAGATTTTCCCGTCAAAGAAATCTCTCTATGGACACATGAGGTCACACCCGGATAGGCCTTATAGGGGGATTGAGCCTCCTCATTCCGCCAAGAACAGCTCCACCTCAACTTTATCTGATGCTTTGCCTCAGAATAATCACAAGGCAGCTGAGGATCAGCAGATTGATTCTGCTGGGACAGCTCGAATCAGGTTCGGGCCTTATCCAAAAAAGGTCCGCGATCGTGATCTGTTTAAGATTGTGCCTAGCTGGTCTCAAACTGCAAAACGAGGTAGGAAAGGTACTAGTTTATCTGACACCAACTCTGAGAGTGATGAGGATTGTGGTGATAATGATgctgatgatgttgatgatgatgatgatgatatgaGTGAAGCTGTCcatgatttgatgatgttaGCTCAAGCCAATCCAAAAGGAACTGAGGAGGCCACGAACAGCAATTTCATGACCATGAAACTAGAACACGATGTGAAGGACAGAAAGGTAATTGACTATCTGGGTCTAGCCAAGCAGAAGAGGAAGCATATACTTGAAATTGAGGAGGATGGAGATATGGTAAGTGGTTTTGGTCTAGGGAAGTCCAGGAATCAGTTGCAGTTGGGATTGAACTTGAAAGAGGACAGTGAAGAGGAGTTATCAGATAGTGAAAACTCCGAAAGCATTGTGCTTGCAAACATGATGAATAGGAAGAAGAGAAGGAGGATGAAATTGGAAGACTTGGAAGGAGGAGTTGTTGTAGCTCAAGATCACCAACATCAGAGCCATTATCACAAGGTTTATACTTGCAGTCTTTGCAACAAGTCATTCCCAAGCCACCAAGCATTGGGAGGACATATGTCGAGCCACAACAAGCCCAAGAACAACAATACACAACACTCTGTGGaacatgatcatcatcaatCTGGTTCTGAAGACACGAACAATGACAATGCTAATCTCACTAACACAGCCATCCGAGTTGACCATGATCATTCTGAAAATCACCAATGCGGAATCTGCCACAGAACCTTTCCAACAGGTCAAGCATTGGGGGGTCACAAGAGATCTCACTGGCCCGGTCCAAAGGATCAAGCTCAATCGAGCCAGACCGGACGCAAAGGCCCTCTCGACATTGACCTAAATGAGCCTCCACCTATGGAGTATGAACAAGGTATGGACCACTCTGGAGCTGGTTATGCAACTTCTTCTTGCAATTCAGTTGCTTAA